A stretch of Planctomycetia bacterium DNA encodes these proteins:
- a CDS encoding 5-formyltetrahydrofolate cyclo-ligase, translated as MMSTTNASTDIAELKKKLREEAHARRNAQENKDELSQQIIQSFMNLPEYQKANTVLFYIDVRSEVRTRQSLPEALKSGKTIAIPWCTETVELALFKLENMDELSVGMYKILEPKEQLRLLPEKQVDPKSIDLIMVPGVAFDRRCARMGHGKGYYDKLLENVRPETPLVALAFECQLFPEIPVAPHDVFMSKIITEKTIYQRA; from the coding sequence ATGATGAGCACTACGAACGCAAGTACTGACATCGCAGAACTGAAGAAAAAGCTTCGCGAAGAAGCACATGCCCGACGAAATGCACAGGAAAACAAGGATGAACTCAGCCAGCAGATCATTCAGAGCTTCATGAACCTGCCTGAATATCAGAAGGCAAACACTGTTCTCTTTTACATTGATGTTCGCAGTGAAGTGCGAACGAGACAGTCGTTGCCGGAAGCACTGAAGTCAGGCAAAACGATTGCTATACCATGGTGTACGGAAACCGTGGAACTGGCACTGTTCAAGCTCGAAAACATGGATGAACTCTCGGTAGGCATGTACAAGATTCTGGAGCCCAAAGAACAACTGCGTCTGCTACCTGAAAAGCAGGTGGATCCGAAATCTATTGATCTGATCATGGTGCCCGGCGTTGCATTTGATCGCCGCTGCGCCCGCATGGGGCATGGTAAAGGCTACTATGACAAACTGCTGGAAAATGTACGCCCAGAAACTCCACTGGTGGCATTGGCATTTGAATGCCAGTTGTTTCCCGAAATTCCTGTCGCTCCCCACGATGTCTTTATGAGCAAGATCATTACAGAGAAAACCATCTACCAGAGAGCATGA
- a CDS encoding UbiD family decarboxylase: MGYPTLAACVSDLERTKQLVRIDHEIDPNLEIAAIHRRVYHAGGPALLFTRVKGCSFPMLSNLFGTLERSRFLFRDTIETVRKLVELKIDPANFAKKPFRYWNVPFAALKMLPKKAWRSPLLAHQTTISQLPKLKCWPNDGGSFVTLPLVYSEDPNQPGWKKSNLGMYRVQLDGNEYKKDQEIGLHYQIHRGIGVHHAAAIAKGEPLKVNIHIGGPPALMLSAVMPLPEGLSELTFAGALGGRRIRLVQGINGLPMLGDADFCISGVVDPHRTLPEGPFGDHLGYYAKVHDFPVLQVQQVYHKPGAIWPFTVVGRPPQEDTSFGELIHEITGPVIPSVLPGVKAVHAVDASGVHPLLLAIGSERYVPYASQRKPQELLTIANAILGQGQLSLAKYLFVVAQEDDHELDIHDIGRFMKHVLERVDWRKDLHFQTCTTIDTLDYSGTGFNEGSKVVIAAAGQPRRSVATQIPDGLRLPEGFKEPKVCLPGILAVQGPRFAAEGKQAVDRFVQTFGSDAIQGFPLILLVDDSDFCSRHINNWIWVTFTRSNPAADIHGIGATTVDKHWGCTGSLIIDGRIKPHHAEPLEDDPAVVKRIESLAATRGPLHGLY; encoded by the coding sequence ATGGGCTATCCCACACTGGCTGCCTGTGTCAGCGATCTCGAACGAACTAAGCAACTCGTTCGTATCGATCATGAAATTGATCCGAATCTGGAGATAGCGGCGATCCATCGTCGGGTCTACCATGCCGGAGGCCCGGCATTGCTCTTCACCAGAGTGAAGGGTTGTTCCTTTCCTATGCTCAGCAACCTCTTTGGAACATTGGAACGGAGCAGGTTCCTTTTTCGCGATACCATCGAAACGGTCAGAAAACTGGTTGAGCTGAAAATTGATCCCGCTAACTTCGCGAAAAAACCGTTTCGATACTGGAATGTACCGTTTGCAGCATTGAAGATGCTGCCAAAAAAAGCCTGGCGTTCACCGCTACTTGCACATCAGACAACAATCAGTCAGTTGCCTAAGTTAAAGTGCTGGCCTAACGATGGTGGCAGCTTTGTCACACTTCCCCTAGTCTATAGCGAAGACCCGAACCAGCCCGGCTGGAAGAAATCCAATCTGGGTATGTACCGCGTGCAACTCGATGGCAATGAGTACAAGAAGGATCAGGAAATCGGTCTGCACTACCAGATACATCGTGGTATTGGAGTCCATCATGCTGCTGCGATTGCCAAAGGCGAACCACTCAAAGTGAATATCCATATTGGTGGCCCGCCTGCATTGATGCTATCCGCGGTAATGCCGTTGCCTGAAGGTTTAAGCGAATTGACATTTGCCGGGGCACTGGGAGGTAGAAGGATTCGACTGGTGCAGGGCATCAATGGACTGCCTATGCTGGGTGATGCCGACTTTTGTATCAGTGGAGTTGTTGATCCCCATCGCACTTTGCCTGAAGGGCCGTTTGGAGATCATCTCGGCTACTATGCCAAGGTTCATGATTTCCCCGTGTTGCAGGTACAGCAGGTCTATCACAAACCTGGAGCTATCTGGCCATTTACCGTAGTAGGCAGGCCGCCTCAGGAAGATACGAGTTTCGGCGAGTTGATTCATGAAATAACCGGGCCGGTGATTCCATCGGTGTTGCCTGGTGTGAAGGCTGTACATGCGGTGGATGCATCAGGTGTTCATCCGCTGCTATTGGCGATAGGCAGTGAAAGATATGTGCCCTATGCCAGCCAGCGCAAGCCGCAGGAACTGCTCACCATTGCCAATGCCATTCTGGGACAGGGGCAGTTGTCGCTTGCCAAATATTTGTTCGTCGTGGCACAGGAAGACGATCACGAGTTGGACATTCACGATATTGGCAGATTTATGAAGCATGTGCTGGAACGTGTGGATTGGCGAAAGGACCTGCATTTCCAGACTTGCACCACGATTGATACCCTCGATTATTCTGGAACTGGCTTCAATGAAGGTTCCAAAGTAGTGATCGCAGCAGCAGGCCAGCCTCGGCGAAGTGTAGCTACTCAGATTCCCGATGGATTACGGCTGCCTGAAGGATTCAAGGAACCGAAAGTTTGTTTGCCAGGCATTCTGGCAGTGCAAGGGCCGAGATTTGCTGCTGAAGGGAAGCAGGCTGTAGATCGCTTTGTACAAACCTTTGGTTCAGATGCGATACAGGGCTTCCCCTTGATTTTGTTGGTGGACGACAGTGATTTTTGTTCACGGCACATCAATAACTGGATATGGGTCACCTTCACCCGTTCCAATCCTGCTGCAGATATTCATGGCATTGGCGCAACGACAGTCGACAAACACTGGGGCTGCACAGGTTCGCTCATCATTGATGGACGAATCAAACCACACCATGCGGAACCGCTGGAGGATGATCCAGCAGTTGTCAAGCGAATTGAAAGTCTGGCTGCAACACGTGGACCGCTGCATGGGTTGTATTAA
- the acpP gene encoding acyl carrier protein, translating into MADTNIESRVIEIVSEQMGVSKDQVKRETEFQKDLNADSLDVVELVMELEEEFEINIPEDSQDKIKTVGAAIDFIEAELKKKPE; encoded by the coding sequence ATGGCCGACACGAACATCGAGTCGCGGGTCATTGAGATCGTCAGCGAACAGATGGGCGTCAGTAAAGACCAGGTCAAACGCGAAACCGAATTCCAGAAAGATCTCAACGCTGATTCACTCGACGTTGTCGAACTCGTCATGGAACTCGAAGAAGAGTTTGAAATCAACATTCCCGAAGATTCACAGGATAAAATCAAAACCGTGGGTGCTGCCATTGATTTCATCGAAGCAGAACTCAAAAAGAAACCTGAATAG
- a CDS encoding glycosyltransferase family 39 protein produces the protein MGSLRNKTGLFIGTLALVFLLTFYKLGDRELWSSHEARAAQDAQSILDGCDWRLPRLFDGRPELQKPPLYYWLTACFGWMQHGVDAWAVRLPAALGSVLTGLAVYLLLKKSGMERAAWLSMICLWTMVHFTWMSRVGRIDMPLTAAITWCLVSFYCGMQSIGYSRNYWYALGYLSLTAGIMLKGPIALVLVGLVIVSCFVAQTLANRIAYPSTHTGINFRSLVFSVFWGIPLIVILVLPWAWWVNQETAGKFLEEFVIKHNVQRGLGGDEQLDGHLHPWWYYLLRIWLDTAPWGLLLPVCVTALIQRKLTSRWAITGLAWFLSILIFLSCMQYKRADYLLPAYPGLAILIGVCIDQWLRQWNPARQHAAIWTGTILIAMTVTGWFTYVQWIIPSWEPERSLSEFARKVRNHVPSPGQVILFRIDSHYLAWELGKPAERIWEWENLGWWATRKPPIYVVMPERYAKECLTMLPEGELHPLLSTLENDNGKHDLPLVLLVNQPPMISQKSIVPTHTDHPGIAWVKIVSVMHSIP, from the coding sequence GTGGGCAGCTTAAGAAACAAAACTGGTCTTTTCATCGGCACGTTGGCTCTGGTCTTCCTGCTGACGTTCTACAAACTCGGCGACCGGGAGTTGTGGAGTAGTCACGAAGCTCGTGCAGCACAGGATGCGCAAAGCATTCTCGATGGTTGTGATTGGCGGCTTCCACGTTTGTTCGATGGCAGGCCGGAACTGCAGAAGCCACCTCTATATTACTGGCTCACAGCATGTTTTGGCTGGATGCAACACGGTGTGGATGCTTGGGCAGTCAGGTTGCCTGCAGCACTTGGCTCAGTATTGACAGGTCTGGCTGTATATTTGTTGCTGAAGAAATCCGGCATGGAGCGAGCTGCCTGGCTCAGCATGATCTGCCTGTGGACCATGGTTCACTTCACGTGGATGAGCCGGGTTGGTCGGATTGACATGCCTCTGACTGCTGCCATCACCTGGTGTCTGGTCAGTTTCTATTGTGGCATGCAATCAATTGGATACAGCAGGAACTATTGGTATGCACTAGGATACCTTTCACTGACAGCAGGAATCATGCTGAAAGGACCAATTGCTCTAGTACTGGTTGGCCTGGTTATTGTTAGCTGTTTTGTTGCGCAGACGCTGGCAAATCGAATTGCATATCCTTCGACACATACGGGCATTAACTTTCGTTCGCTGGTCTTCTCCGTTTTTTGGGGAATCCCACTGATCGTTATTCTGGTACTCCCCTGGGCCTGGTGGGTCAATCAGGAAACTGCTGGTAAATTTCTCGAAGAGTTTGTTATCAAACACAACGTACAACGAGGACTTGGTGGTGATGAACAACTTGATGGCCACCTGCATCCCTGGTGGTATTACCTCCTACGCATCTGGCTGGATACTGCTCCGTGGGGATTATTGTTGCCCGTTTGTGTCACTGCATTGATCCAACGCAAGCTCACTTCCCGCTGGGCAATTACCGGACTGGCATGGTTTCTCTCCATTCTGATTTTTCTCAGTTGCATGCAATATAAGCGAGCTGATTATCTTCTGCCCGCTTATCCAGGGCTCGCTATCCTCATTGGTGTCTGCATCGATCAATGGTTACGTCAATGGAATCCTGCACGACAACATGCAGCCATCTGGACTGGTACGATTCTGATTGCGATGACGGTCACCGGATGGTTCACCTATGTCCAATGGATCATCCCATCCTGGGAGCCAGAAAGAAGCCTCAGTGAATTTGCCAGGAAAGTAAGAAACCATGTTCCATCACCTGGTCAGGTCATACTATTTCGAATCGATTCACATTATCTGGCGTGGGAATTGGGAAAACCTGCTGAACGCATTTGGGAATGGGAGAATCTCGGCTGGTGGGCAACCAGAAAGCCACCAATTTATGTGGTCATGCCTGAACGATATGCCAAAGAATGCCTGACCATGCTGCCGGAAGGAGAATTGCATCCACTGCTAAGTACGCTGGAGAATGATAATGGCAAGCATGATTTACCACTGGTCCTTCTGGTGAACCAGCCACCGATGATTTCGCAAAAATCAATAGTCCCAACCCACACGGATCATCCAGGCATTGCCTGGGTCAAAATTGTCAGTGTTATGCACTCCATACCGTAA
- the fabF gene encoding beta-ketoacyl-ACP synthase II, whose translation MSRRRVVITGLGTINPLGRSVPEFWGNLLEEKSGIRPWTLFDVKDYKVKFGGEIHQYQPNPQLIDKRLQRRMDRYSQFALEAAYEAIVDSGLPLKKLDDKESEQAYHIDGYEPFRMGVIMGSGIGGLNEYEDQHEILLTKGPTRVSPFVIPKLMVNSAAGQISIYFGMRGQNFAIATACASAANAMGSAIRSIQYDDADLIISGGSEAAMTRMGLSGFIQCMALSNRNDAPQKACRPWDKDRDGFVIAEGAGMIVLEEYEHAKKRGARIYAEIAGYGATGDAFNITAPCPDGSGAAKAIELALKDAKLNPTDVNYINAHATSTPLGDLGETLAIKTVLGQHAYKVPVNATKSMTGHTLGASGGLAAIVCAKSIQTGKIHGTINLDSPSEGCDLDYVPNHARDHKVKVAVLNSFGFGGHNACLVIKAV comes from the coding sequence ATGTCACGACGACGCGTTGTCATCACTGGTTTAGGAACCATCAATCCACTGGGCCGATCTGTACCGGAATTCTGGGGCAATCTCCTGGAAGAAAAAAGCGGTATTCGTCCCTGGACTCTATTCGATGTCAAGGACTACAAGGTCAAGTTTGGTGGGGAAATCCATCAGTATCAGCCTAACCCGCAGTTGATTGACAAGCGTCTGCAGCGGCGTATGGATCGCTACTCACAGTTCGCCCTCGAAGCTGCATATGAAGCCATCGTCGATAGCGGATTGCCATTAAAGAAACTGGACGACAAGGAATCCGAACAAGCCTACCACATTGATGGCTACGAACCCTTCCGAATGGGTGTCATCATGGGTAGCGGTATCGGTGGCCTCAACGAGTATGAAGACCAGCATGAAATTCTGCTGACTAAAGGGCCTACGCGTGTCAGCCCGTTTGTCATTCCCAAGCTGATGGTCAATTCTGCTGCAGGGCAGATCAGCATCTATTTCGGCATGCGTGGCCAGAACTTCGCCATCGCTACAGCTTGTGCATCAGCAGCTAATGCAATGGGTAGTGCAATCCGTTCCATTCAGTATGATGATGCCGATCTGATTATCTCTGGTGGCAGTGAAGCAGCTATGACCCGCATGGGCTTATCAGGGTTTATTCAGTGCATGGCGCTCTCGAACAGAAATGATGCACCACAAAAAGCCTGCCGACCCTGGGACAAGGATCGCGATGGCTTTGTCATCGCAGAAGGCGCTGGCATGATCGTTCTGGAAGAGTACGAACATGCCAAGAAACGTGGCGCTCGCATCTATGCTGAGATTGCAGGGTACGGCGCTACTGGCGATGCCTTCAATATCACTGCACCATGTCCCGATGGCAGTGGGGCAGCCAAGGCAATCGAACTGGCATTGAAAGATGCCAAGTTGAATCCTACCGATGTCAATTACATCAACGCCCACGCCACCAGCACTCCCTTGGGCGACCTTGGAGAAACCTTGGCAATCAAAACAGTGTTGGGGCAACATGCCTACAAGGTTCCCGTCAATGCTACCAAGAGCATGACCGGCCATACGCTTGGCGCCAGTGGCGGCTTAGCTGCTATCGTTTGTGCCAAGTCAATCCAGACCGGCAAAATACATGGTACTATCAATCTGGATAGCCCCAGTGAAGGCTGCGATCTCGATTATGTTCCAAACCATGCCCGCGATCACAAGGTGAAGGTAGCAGTCCTGAACAGTTTCGGCTTCGGCGGACACAACGCCTGCCTGGTCATCAAGGCGGTTTAA
- a CDS encoding Fe(2+)-trafficking protein, which produces MLQERIAQFRKMAQDDPENELGHFSLGKALMEDQQFVEAAQSFQKTVELNQQFSKAYQLLGQCLMHAGNPVAAVQYLTQGYSVADERGDNIPKQEMGNLLKKLGAEIPASQRPATSQAVAGEGGFACQRPGCMAGPRAMQLQRPPMSDELGQQVYNNICAACWQDWLGMGIKVINEMRLDLSDEKGQQVYDQYMREYLGLS; this is translated from the coding sequence GTGCTGCAGGAACGAATTGCTCAATTCCGAAAGATGGCTCAAGACGATCCAGAAAATGAATTGGGGCATTTCAGTCTGGGCAAGGCGCTCATGGAGGATCAGCAGTTTGTGGAAGCGGCCCAATCGTTTCAAAAAACAGTTGAGTTGAACCAACAGTTTTCGAAAGCCTACCAGTTACTCGGCCAATGCCTGATGCATGCAGGGAACCCCGTAGCAGCCGTTCAATATCTGACGCAAGGCTACTCGGTTGCTGATGAGCGAGGCGACAATATCCCCAAGCAGGAAATGGGCAACCTGTTAAAGAAACTCGGTGCAGAAATCCCCGCTTCCCAGCGACCAGCTACTTCTCAAGCAGTTGCAGGTGAAGGTGGGTTCGCCTGCCAAAGACCAGGCTGCATGGCGGGGCCAAGAGCGATGCAACTGCAAAGGCCACCGATGAGTGATGAACTGGGACAACAGGTTTACAACAATATCTGCGCAGCCTGCTGGCAGGACTGGCTCGGCATGGGCATTAAGGTTATAAACGAAATGCGGCTGGACCTGAGTGATGAAAAAGGCCAGCAGGTGTATGACCAGTATATGCGTGAATACCTGGGGCTGAGTTAG
- a CDS encoding DUF1573 domain-containing protein, with amino-acid sequence MTLQSFNLCLLTLLIAVAGCQRTNTNAPTAPASSQTGSPAKSMALPLELVAGDGNLGSTDFGEEKTCSFKLKNNLAKAITLELKNKSCTCASVNISPSVLEPQQECTVTLLWTPRTEVLESSTFRIWAEIGDSDNKNQLRLEATGTLDPLLMVAFPRGPFAWGKLSLGDLDKEAVQLVAEVFSRKDNFKTSEVKFQSPGLEVVSITPLPAERLQDLKAKGGYRITVKPTKALSHGEFQQELVVLTSLRDKPLLIPTTGIYDTSSISLSAEKISLPPRLSVLHGYRVAPIQLTVRFGEARSCELIDISPKLFQGKVTKVNDKTWKIELSLIQDAALLKQRFSPNEWKKLCNYGFDLGHIQLKLDHPEVKMLTIPMTGSMLVPE; translated from the coding sequence GTGACACTTCAATCATTCAACCTGTGCCTTCTGACACTACTGATCGCAGTAGCTGGTTGTCAACGAACAAACACCAATGCACCCACAGCACCAGCCAGTAGTCAGACTGGATCACCTGCCAAGTCAATGGCATTACCACTGGAATTGGTTGCAGGCGATGGCAACCTGGGCAGTACAGATTTCGGCGAAGAGAAAACCTGTTCATTCAAACTCAAAAACAACCTGGCTAAAGCAATTACTTTGGAACTGAAGAACAAGAGTTGCACCTGTGCTTCGGTGAATATTTCTCCGAGTGTGCTTGAACCGCAGCAGGAATGCACGGTCACGCTTTTGTGGACGCCACGAACGGAAGTATTGGAATCCAGTACTTTTCGAATCTGGGCCGAGATTGGTGATTCTGACAATAAAAATCAGTTGCGGTTGGAGGCAACAGGTACGCTCGATCCACTTCTGATGGTTGCATTCCCGCGTGGCCCATTTGCCTGGGGCAAGTTATCACTCGGTGATCTTGATAAGGAAGCGGTTCAACTGGTTGCTGAGGTTTTTTCCAGAAAAGATAACTTCAAAACAAGTGAAGTGAAGTTTCAATCACCTGGGCTGGAAGTTGTTTCGATAACACCACTGCCTGCAGAGCGTCTGCAGGATTTGAAAGCCAAAGGCGGTTATCGCATCACGGTGAAGCCAACCAAAGCACTATCACATGGTGAGTTTCAGCAGGAATTAGTAGTCCTCACCAGTCTGCGCGACAAACCGTTGTTGATACCTACCACTGGAATATACGATACTTCATCCATCAGTCTCAGCGCAGAGAAGATTTCTTTGCCACCCAGGCTTTCCGTGCTGCATGGATATCGAGTTGCCCCCATCCAATTGACCGTGCGTTTTGGAGAAGCCCGTTCCTGTGAATTGATTGATATTTCACCCAAGTTGTTCCAAGGCAAAGTCACCAAAGTAAATGACAAAACCTGGAAAATAGAACTCAGTCTGATCCAGGATGCTGCACTGCTCAAGCAACGCTTTTCGCCCAATGAATGGAAGAAACTCTGCAATTATGGGTTTGACCTGGGGCACATTCAGCTGAAACTCGACCATCCTGAAGTAAAAATGCTGACGATCCCCATGACGGGCAGTATGCTGGTTCCTGAATGA
- a CDS encoding ABC transporter ATP-binding protein: MHNFFRALRFAWPYRWQFAASLFCAVMVALLWGANFTAIYPFLKILTEKKTPQQWIAEQIDQNDKDIEETKKILAGNQNEQNKLLNQPQNGERDKKLATVTREIARAQDKLAATEKSNYWNFVIKRYVDRYCPADPFEVMLWIFGIVLVAVALKGVFDFLQETLVANFVYQTVFDVRNRLYRQVLRQDVRQFNQEGAANIMSRFTTDSETLGSGIRTLGGKMIVEPLKALVCIILACTISWRLTLIFLILVPIAVFFMSWVGKTLRLASKKVFASMASIVKIIQEGIQGIQVVKAFTAEQHERRRLHRGGKDFMKKAMKVVRFESATDPIMEFLAVIAVCGALTMGTYLVLSGQERIFNQQVMNNQLEASSLLSLYLMLVATADPLRKLSSVFSKVQAACAAADRIYEIMDRQPQVDPNLKGLRLPRHQQSIDFHDVCFGYSPDRPVLNHVNLSIQHGETVAIVGRNGCGKSTLMSLLSRFYDPDYGTIHIDGMNIRNVRLKSLRKQLGYVTQHTVLFDDTIKANIAYGTFGVTDEEIEVAARKAHAHEFISRLSKGYETRVGEMGNNLSGGQRQRIALARAILRDPAILILDEATSAADAESEQVIHDALEHFTKGRTTFLITHRASSLKIADRIIVMHDGCIEATGTHEALLRTSEAYQRLHDALGTRWAA; the protein is encoded by the coding sequence ATGCATAACTTCTTTCGCGCTTTACGTTTCGCCTGGCCCTATCGCTGGCAGTTTGCTGCATCGCTCTTTTGTGCAGTCATGGTAGCCCTCTTATGGGGCGCCAATTTCACTGCCATTTATCCGTTCCTGAAAATCCTTACCGAGAAAAAAACACCGCAACAATGGATTGCCGAACAGATTGATCAAAATGACAAAGACATTGAAGAGACCAAAAAAATCCTGGCTGGAAACCAGAATGAGCAAAATAAACTTCTTAACCAACCACAAAATGGCGAGCGTGACAAGAAACTGGCAACTGTTACGCGTGAAATCGCTCGAGCTCAGGACAAGCTGGCTGCCACAGAAAAATCGAACTACTGGAACTTCGTGATCAAGCGGTATGTTGACCGCTACTGTCCCGCCGATCCCTTTGAAGTCATGTTGTGGATCTTTGGCATTGTCCTTGTTGCTGTCGCACTCAAAGGTGTGTTTGATTTTCTTCAAGAGACATTGGTAGCCAACTTTGTTTATCAAACTGTGTTTGATGTACGGAACAGACTCTATCGCCAGGTACTCAGGCAGGATGTTCGCCAGTTCAATCAGGAAGGTGCTGCGAACATCATGTCCCGTTTCACCACTGACTCTGAAACACTGGGCAGTGGCATCAGAACGCTGGGTGGCAAGATGATTGTGGAGCCACTCAAAGCCCTGGTCTGCATCATCCTGGCATGCACTATCAGTTGGCGGCTGACGCTCATTTTCCTCATCCTGGTGCCTATTGCTGTTTTCTTCATGAGTTGGGTGGGAAAAACTCTGCGCCTTGCTAGCAAGAAAGTCTTTGCCAGCATGGCCAGTATTGTCAAAATCATTCAGGAAGGCATTCAAGGCATTCAGGTCGTCAAAGCTTTCACCGCTGAACAACACGAAAGGCGACGGTTACACCGCGGCGGAAAAGACTTCATGAAGAAGGCCATGAAAGTCGTCAGGTTTGAATCAGCTACTGACCCGATCATGGAATTTCTTGCTGTCATTGCCGTTTGCGGCGCTTTGACCATGGGTACCTATCTGGTGCTGAGCGGCCAGGAGCGTATTTTTAATCAGCAGGTGATGAACAATCAATTGGAAGCATCCAGCCTATTGTCACTCTATCTGATGCTGGTTGCCACCGCTGATCCGCTGAGAAAATTATCGAGCGTATTCAGTAAAGTGCAGGCTGCTTGTGCAGCGGCAGATCGCATTTACGAAATCATGGATCGCCAGCCTCAGGTTGATCCTAATCTGAAGGGGTTACGGCTACCACGTCATCAGCAGAGTATTGATTTCCACGATGTCTGTTTTGGCTATTCACCCGATCGACCTGTGCTTAATCATGTCAATTTGAGCATTCAGCATGGTGAAACAGTTGCCATCGTTGGCAGAAATGGCTGTGGAAAGAGCACTCTGATGAGTCTGCTCAGCAGGTTTTATGACCCTGATTATGGCACCATTCACATTGATGGCATGAACATCCGAAATGTGCGACTGAAAAGCCTGCGCAAGCAGCTGGGCTATGTCACACAGCATACTGTACTCTTTGATGACACTATCAAAGCCAATATTGCCTACGGCACCTTCGGCGTAACTGATGAAGAGATTGAAGTAGCTGCACGTAAGGCCCACGCTCACGAGTTCATTTCCAGACTATCCAAGGGTTATGAAACACGTGTGGGCGAAATGGGGAACAACCTATCAGGAGGACAGCGACAGCGTATTGCACTGGCACGGGCCATTCTGCGTGATCCAGCCATTCTGATTCTGGACGAAGCTACCAGTGCTGCCGATGCGGAAAGCGAACAGGTTATCCACGATGCTCTGGAGCACTTCACCAAAGGTCGCACAACCTTCCTGATAACGCATCGTGCCAGTTCGCTTAAAATTGCTGATCGCATCATTGTGATGCACGACGGTTGCATAGAAGCTACAGGCACGCATGAAGCTTTGCTCCGAACATCCGAAGCGTATCAACGCCTGCATGATGCATTGGGAACACGGTGGGCAGCTTAA
- a CDS encoding ThuA domain-containing protein: MWQFASFFIVIAVGSYSWCQPTPATTLGISKAKKLYLIAGKKSHGYGEHSFRAGCILLKKRLDEAFPGQLETSIIFDGWPKDSNVLNDADAICIYSDGGKGHPANPHLKFLDGLAKKGVGIGMMHYAVEVPKEVSGSEFLDWIGGYFEMHWSVNPHWRLRNVELAKAHPITRGVKDYYTQDEWYYHMRFPEKMEGVTSILAALPPDDTLKRPDGPHSGNPAVREAVKRGEKQTVVWAKERPDGGRGFGFTGGHFHWTWADDNNRKLVLNALAWISKLEVPVDGVSSTTPTVEELKLNHDFPVPAGFNHEKRIGELVSPK, translated from the coding sequence ATGTGGCAGTTCGCATCGTTTTTCATCGTGATAGCTGTGGGCAGTTACTCCTGGTGCCAGCCCACTCCAGCAACAACTCTGGGAATCTCCAAAGCCAAAAAACTGTATCTCATCGCTGGTAAGAAAAGTCATGGCTATGGCGAGCATTCTTTCCGTGCCGGCTGCATCCTGCTCAAGAAGCGGCTGGATGAAGCATTCCCCGGCCAATTGGAAACCTCCATTATTTTCGATGGCTGGCCGAAGGATTCCAATGTGCTGAACGATGCGGATGCCATCTGTATTTACAGCGATGGAGGCAAAGGGCATCCAGCAAATCCTCATTTGAAGTTTCTGGATGGCCTGGCGAAAAAAGGTGTCGGCATCGGCATGATGCACTACGCCGTGGAAGTTCCCAAGGAAGTTTCCGGTTCAGAATTCCTCGACTGGATTGGCGGTTATTTTGAAATGCACTGGTCGGTAAACCCGCACTGGCGATTGCGTAATGTTGAATTAGCCAAGGCACATCCCATTACTCGGGGCGTGAAGGATTACTACACGCAAGATGAATGGTATTATCACATGCGATTCCCGGAGAAGATGGAGGGAGTTACTTCAATCCTGGCAGCCTTGCCTCCCGATGATACTCTGAAGCGACCTGATGGCCCGCATAGTGGCAACCCGGCAGTTCGAGAAGCAGTCAAGCGTGGGGAAAAGCAGACTGTCGTGTGGGCGAAAGAACGGCCTGATGGTGGCAGAGGCTTCGGCTTCACGGGCGGACACTTCCACTGGACCTGGGCCGATGACAACAATCGCAAACTGGTGCTCAATGCACTGGCGTGGATTTCCAAGCTGGAGGTACCTGTTGATGGTGTCTCATCGACAACCCCAACGGTTGAGGAATTGAAACTGAATCATGATTTTCCGGTTCCTGCTGGGTTCAATCATGAAAAGAGGATCGGGGAATTGGTGAGTCCGAAGTAG